The region TCATTTGTTATTCTGGCTTGTTGGAGAGAGGCTCTAACATCTATTTAAAACCTACATCTCATTGAGCTATACTTAAagtatgtacttttttaaaaattgagagataATTGACatatgattcaatatttgtatatattgcaaaatgatcaatATAATAAGTCGTTGACTTCCATCACAGCACAGTTAGAATTTTTCTGCAATGAGAATTTCTAGTGTCTATTCTTTTAGCAACTGTCAAATATacaaaaagtattattattttttcaaatattttatttgaaaaaaaagattttatttgagagagagagagagagagtgagcatgagcagggtgaggggcagagggagaaggagactctccactgagcagcgagcccaatgcaaggttccatcccaggactctgggaccatgacctgagccaaaggtagacatttaaccaattgaaccactcaggggcccctacaaaaagtattaactatagtcaccatactgtacattacatcctcaggacttatttattttataactggaagtttgtaccttttgatccccTTTTTCCATTTCACCCAGCTCTACCCTCTACCTGTGGCAATCACAAATCTGTTTTCTCTAAGAATTTacttttgtttagattccacatataagtgaaattgtatagtatttgtctttggcttatttcacttcacaaAATGCCctcaagctccatccatgttgttacaaatggcaaaatttccttcttttttatggctgaataatactccgtgtgtgtgtgtgtgtgtgtgtgtgtgtgtgtgtgtgtgtgtgtgtacataccacattttcttcaagtAATCATCCAATGATGGGCACTTaggtaaataatgctgcagtaaacatcagggtgcatatgtctttttgagttcctgttttcttttcctttggataaatacccagaaatagaattgcttggattatggtaattctactttaatttcagtttttttgagACAATGTGTACTTTTTTCAGTATgtatattatacttcaataaaaatgtttttaaaaactggcaacaacaaagggcagagagagagagaggctataGGTAGGAGGCCTTTCAGAGGCTGTTTTATTAGTATATGTAAGCAGTGGtgctattcaaaatatttaacaactgttTGGCACAAGCACTGACTTGTGAGAATGGAGGACATTATCTGTAAACAACAGATACAACAAAACTAATGTAACTAGCTGTTTTACAGGTAGGAGAAGAGAAAAGCCTACCTGATAGCATTATTATTGCCTGTATAGAGAACTATGAGGCCAGAGAACAGTCCTTCTCCCTGAGGACAACCAAGAACAGTTTGCAGGTCAATCTAACTTCCTTTCATTTGTTATTCTGGCTTGTTGGAGAGAGGCTCTAACATCTATTTAAAACCTACATCGCTTTCTGTGCTTAGTGATTAactgtttaatcctcacagcgTTGCATTATATCTAAGTATTGATGCATTGCTATAGGTTTTACTATACTACTGAGAGTATTGACCAAAAAtgattacctttttttaattctgaaaatccTCTAAATCTAAGAAAGTGAAGAGCTCTGGTTATAAATGCTACTTCCAAATGAAAGATATAATTTCATAAATTCAATTAGTCATGTGGTTAGCTAGTACAACCATTGTGGAGATCAATTTGTCCAAATCTGGTAAAGTTGAAGATTTGCATACCTtctgatctagcaattctacttatGGCTATATGCactaaagaaactgaagcaaagGAACATATACAGGGTATTTACAGTaccaaacaaaatggaaacaacctagcTATCTATCAACAGGGTAATGGATTAATTGTTATATAACCATTTAATTGAATACATAACATTTAAAGTGAATgaaataagtatgtatatatcaatatggattaaatttgagaaatatgaCAGATGAAAAATTAGGTTACAGAATAgtaaattacatataatatagtaTGATAagacttaataaaatttaaaaactcaaaatagtaCTACTTGttatggatatatttatatatgtataaaaacatggaaggaaaaaagatacatacCAATTTCCGTATAGTGTTTACTTCTAGTTTGAGTAGAGGTACAAAAAAAAGTTTCAACTCTATTATTTCCTAACAATTAAAAAGTATCTCAAGTAAATATCACAAAATGTTAATATACTTTATATCTGGGAGTAGGTACCtaggtatttattattttctataaatttgaagTATTTCATaatacaaattaagaaaaatactagTCTGGTattaatttcctttggaaaatctTTTCTGGGACCTTTAGAGTGAGTGATatacttttttgttattgtagAGGTTTACTTTGCAAAAGACTGTAAGATATTCAAGTATTATAGCATATAAGAGTAGGATTAGGGGagtcagaaaggaaaatacagaaaatgtggcTCTAAGTTTCTGTAGGTAAGTTTGTGTAGAGAGATGGATGAAGTCAGgtttaggaaggaaagaaatacttaATGACTGGATAAAGGAAgagaggacagaaaagaaaagagaatatgttCAGGATCCCCAGGTGGGTTATACCCTCTTTTACCCTCTTTTATAACTGGACCTTATGCTTTGCTCTCATTTTCTGTACCTAGGATAGTCATTTCCTTCCACTGAGCACTTAATATGTTATGTTGGCTACCTTTCTGTTTTATCAACAAAATTTGCAACCTAGACATGAATACTCTGCTTGTTGATTATGCTTATTATTGATTACACTTGACACTTACCACTCAAGTTTAGTTGCTGGAGATCATTTAAACATAGAAAAGATGGTGGCAGATAACTTATTTGATTGTTGTATGCATTTAAACAAACCAAACTTCTCAGTTCTCCTATACTTCTTGGAATCTCTCTGATTGCATTATCTGAGATATCAAGTCTTTTAAGTTGAGTCAAATTAGACAGTTCTTCTGGAAGTCTTGTTAACTGTaacaaagattaaataattatatttttcataaatatttttgtgactaAAATTTTGTCTAAAATCCAATGGAAGTTTGGTTTTTTGGTCTTAAAAAGGGATATTTTCACTATGTCACAAATTCTTTGTGACTTCCTTCCTTGCTAAAATCCACAGTATATTGTGTGGCATCCAGGGACCTCCCTAGTCTGACCAGTGCTACCAATTTAACCAAGTGGGCTTATTAGCCCATTTTCCTCACTCTCCCAGCACATAGTGCTCCTTACTATCtatccctttcttccctccctgaaTCTGACCCTGCTTTGGTTTCTTCTCCTCCCTGAAGTCTTTCCCAACTATTCTGTcctacatataatatttttattcctattctcATCAACAGTGCTTTTTATTAGTCTCTTGTGTGTATTTTCCTtggatttttaaatgacatatgtATTATACTTTTTTTGTGTACGTGTTCCCAATCAAGATGCATTttgagtaagtgctcaataaacccCTTTAGAATGGACTCACGCAGCTTGGCAATGTAGCCTCAAAAAAACTAGTACAGAATGTATTGCAAAATAATAGGAATTAAGATACCCTGCTGTGGTGAAGAACAAATGCACATATTCAGAGAAAATATGACCATCACAGGTggcttttgaaataaagaaatctttatgaCTGAGCAAAGAATTCTGAATAAATGAGCCCCTCAGAAATAACCAAAAAACAAGGTAAATCCTGAATATTGTGCTCAATGTTCTTCCGTAtgttaaaaaaggatttaaaaacacCCCCTAACTTCAAGGAGATTAAAATTCAGTTCAGGGAACAGAATATTCACATAGGAAACCATCAGGCAATAGTATTAAACAATAGGTAATCCAGTgccaaaataaagaatacaataaCATATGGAAGTTTAGAGAATGTGTATCAGTACAAATCAGAGAGCTAAAGGAAAGTGTTGTATGGCAGATGGGACTAGAATGGCCTTTTAAGAATGAGTAAGATTGAATGGAAGTTACAGGACTTAAGGCAAGACAAATATCATGCATAACAATGGGCCAGTTTGAAGCTGAACACTAAAAAGAGGTAATAGAAAGCAGAGGGAGATATATCTGGAGAAAGAATACGGAACTGGGCCATGGCAGCCCTTGTGGCCCTAGCATATAGGAGTCAGGTCAAGACAGGGGGGtaggtttaaatttaaaataataataattttaaattatttaatttaaatttaatttaaatttaatttaaaacataataaaaccaATATTCTTTAAGTATTTACTCAGCATTTATTAGAGGACATACCTAAGAACCATGTGATAATAGAGCTATTACAGAAGGAAAACTCCTGTTGGGCACCCTTAACTTAGTAAAATAAAAGCCATGGTTAACCTGAACTCATCTTCTTCAGATGACTGTTTAGTGACCATCTGCTGTTATAAGTTAATCCTCCACCCCAAGTGGGCTATCAAAGTGATCTTtccaatcatatattttttaagaagagtttttgtaaatcatttttccatctggttttttttttctaaggatatccaggtttttttcaaagattttgcttatttattcacaagagacacagagagaggcagagacatgggcagagggaggagaagcaggctccatgcagggaacccgatgcaagactcgatcccaggactccaggatcacaccctgagctgaagtcagacacccaaccactgagccactcaggtgtccttggatatccagttttattttacacagttgcctcctttttttaaaaaagattttatttatttattcacgagagacatacacacagagaggcagagacacaggcagagagagaagcaggctccatgcggggagcccaatgtgggactcgatcctggaactccaggatcacgccctgggctgaaggcaggcccttaaccgctgagccacgcaggcattcccccccccccccgaccttcTTCTTAAGTAAGTGTTACACCCAACATagaggacttgaactcacaacccaagatcaagaatcacatgctctaccactgagccagtcaggcacccccacCTGGTGACCTTTGAAGTGAGGTTGTGATGATGTGGACTGGTGCCTTTGGCAACCACTGGATTCCTAAAAACAGTCTTCTGTAATGAACTCTGATGGCTTTGACAAGTCCTGATAAATGAAAGGAGACTAAATCAAAGAGAATAGTCAAAAGGCTCCTGGAGCAGTCTAGGCATGAAGTGAGTGATGACCATGGACCAGGTTGGAGATAGTGACACTGGAAAATGAAGGAGTTGATCTAAGAgctttttcaaaggaaaaatgagacaATTTTGGTGTAAGTTTCAGTGTAACTAgtgatggaaaaggaagaaagatgatTTCATGATTCCTAGATTGGTAGGTCTGAAGAAAGTGGCATCACAAACAAACGGAAAAGTTACGAAGGGAGTTAATGTTGGAAAGATGCGTTTGATTTTTCAAGTCATGTTAAGTTTGAGACAGTAGAAGAACAGAATTTCCAGAGAAACTGTGAACTATGGGACTAAAGCAGTGATGAGAGATCAGCTCCAGTTATGCAAACTTGAAGGTCATAGGAATAGTATGGTACGAAGTTAATAGAAAAGAGGAGGTTAAGGGCACAACCCTGTAGACTTGCACAGTAAGATACAGGAGGAGAAAGTGAGAGGATTATAAAACAGACAAAGAATTAGTTGATTATAATGCAGAACCAAAAAGTGTCTTTTAGTGCAATAACAACTTTAAAAACACATGTATCATTTTCAATTCCAGCTACTTAAGTAAGTGTTCCCTGGAGTAGCCTTTCTGGAAATGTAGTGTATAGCAGATGTTAAGTTTAAAAGGATATGTTTGGGAAATGTGGGTTAAATAGAGACAAACCAATTTCTTTAGTGCAGGAATCTTCAGAGCTTTTAATACTAACATTCATTGTGATTCTCTAAGAGAAGAAAGCAGTGCTTCTTAAAGCTATTTGATCACAGGAACGACCCCCTCcgccttttttttaagaagcagttCCTGGGACTAGGTTTTTAAGGACAGACTTTGGGAAATCTCGCTGTAGGTAATAGTCCAGCCTCTATAAAATAGTCCAGTCTCTATAAAAGGACTTTAATTGACTGTAATTGTCAAATTAAACATAGCCAGATAATAGCCCTAGgatccttttcattattttactaaGATCTTAATATAAATCAgcaatgtttgattttttaaaactatttccataatattaattcttatgGTTCAAGTAGAATGAAAAGCTAAACTATAAGAACATTTATTCCTGTTGATCTAGCAAGTCTTTAGggaaaatgttctaagaaaacagtaaaatgtgaaaaaggCTGTATTTATGAAGaagttcatcacagcattatgtATGATGTTGAAAAATTACAACATCCCTAAATGCTTAACAACATATGATTAGTACATGTATCATTGTATAGGCTATAGCAATTATTGGGCAGATTGCGTTATATTATGGGGAAATGcttatgttaagtgaaaatagaagaaattaaaattgagtATAGAATCTTTTTATAATTGCTTATAAAACCATACacataaaaaagagtaaaagtgaGTTGTATCAACATATGACAAGTGACCAATAGTTATATTACAATGGTATGCTtctgaaatgattatttttttactttgatttatCAATTTCCTAAATTTTCAATTCCGTGTTTATATTATCCGTAACTTTAAAACTCCTTTTTACaattaaactgaaataaaaagaaatctataaaattgTCAACTTTGGTtacttggaattttattttaatgaaatatttttctatgaagCTTTCAtgttgagaaatatatttttaaagccatgtttggagttaaaaataaaaaaccttcttctttaaaaaataaaaaattcctgcTAAGTTTAAAGCACACATATACTACAGTTTAAATTCCAATCCCCTCCAAAAGCAGTTTAAATTCCAATCCCCTCCAGTGACAACTTCCCTCCAAAGCTCAAAATATCAATCTCTTACCTTTCTTCCATTTATCTGACTTATATTCAGCTCTTCCAATGACTGAAGTCGGCACAGTTCAATaggaaaatacataaattgaTTGCTTGAGATGTTtaatttctggattctttttagGTTACAGATATCTGAAGGAATAGTCTGTATTTGGTTTATTGAAAGATCAAGTGCTTGCAAATTTTCTAAAGTACATACTTCTATAGGGAAAACTTCAAATTTATTACAGCATAAAATAAGAACATGGAGTGATACCATATTGGAGATAGATGGTGGGATTTTCCTTATTTGGTTTTTACCAAGATCCAGGTACTCAAGATTAGTAAGAGAACATAAGTGTTCAGAAAATATgaggagtttatttttatttaactccaAATTAAGCAGTTGTTTACTGAAAGATATATCCACAGgtatttctgaaatataatttccattaaaattcaGATAATAAAGAGAATCTAAAGCGCACAAACCTACtggaaaatacattattttattataactgAGTTCaactttagttatttttttacaattttttacttCAATGGGAATATCTGTGATTATGTTTCCTGAAAATTCTAGGCTGATTATATTATTAAGATGTGAGATATCTTCAGGTATCCTCACTATATTATTTGTGTTTACATggagttttcttaaatttttgagCTTGTAGATGTTCTTAGGAAGTTCCATTAATTTATTACAACTAAGACTAAGATATTCCAACATTACACAGTGGGAAATTTTCTCTGGAACTTCTTTCAATAGATTTTTATCAAGTATTAAAATTCTGAGTTCCTTAAAATTCTCAATTTTGTGTGAAATAACTTCCAGTTTATTGCCAGTTAGTTGGAGTTCTTTCATTTTGAGCAACTGAAAAATTTCCACCGCCAAAAAGGTAAGTTTATTATGATCCAGCAgaagtttttctaaatttttaagcTCCCTAATTTCTTTTGGCAAACTGCTTATCAGGTTTCCAGTAAGGATTAGTGAAATTAACTTGGGAAGGAAGCACAGAATTTTAGGAAATATTGTTAATTGATTATATTCCAGATTAAGAACCTTCAAGTTTTTTAAACCAGACAAAGTATCTGGTATATGTCTTAACTTATTTTTAGCCAAACTTAAAATTTCCAAGTTTCCAAGACTTTTTAAGCCAGAAGGAAAATTCTCAATgcaattgttatttaaaaagagtTGCCTGATATTCCCAAGCTGCGATATTTCTTTAGGTATATGTGATATTTGATTGTGACTGACATTTAATACCcttaaattatgaaataactGAATTTCAGGTGGAAGTGATGATAACCCATTTTCTTGCAAGGATAGAATTTCAAGTCCCAGCAGATCTCCTGAGTCTgcccctttaaaatttttgatttgattcccatccaaatatagatattttacatatttgatttttaaaatgtccttgggGAATTCTTCTAAACCCTTGGCCTTGAGATTAACTGTAAAGTTATC is a window of Vulpes vulpes isolate BD-2025 chromosome 7, VulVul3, whole genome shotgun sequence DNA encoding:
- the LRRD1 gene encoding leucine-rich repeat and death domain-containing protein 1 encodes the protein MSEKENTSEELEDTTGLFSTESRSWSVEPEFIKETSNLLEEACVGKSSSQICETYPRNDKFGMYDDTSILSPGNKSKKDEEQRSKKHDEQTLQFFETITIYDSLQSKSDISQSPPLSITEMAAEYQPFIGFLSHETLETTSSQLSEENQKGLGLESDNFTVNLKAKGLEEFPKDILKIKYVKYLYLDGNQIKNFKGADSGDLLGLEILSLQENGLSSLPPEIQLFHNLRVLNVSHNQISHIPKEISQLGNIRQLFLNNNCIENFPSGLKSLGNLEILSLAKNKLRHIPDTLSGLKNLKVLNLEYNQLTIFPKILCFLPKLISLILTGNLISSLPKEIRELKNLEKLLLDHNKLTFLAVEIFQLLKMKELQLTGNKLEVISHKIENFKELRILILDKNLLKEVPEKISHCVMLEYLSLSCNKLMELPKNIYKLKNLRKLHVNTNNIVRIPEDISHLNNIISLEFSGNIITDIPIEVKNCKKITKVELSYNKIMYFPVGLCALDSLYYLNFNGNYISEIPVDISFSKQLLNLELNKNKLLIFSEHLCSLTNLEYLDLGKNQIRKIPPSISNMVSLHVLILCCNKFEVFPIEVCTLENLQALDLSINQIQTIPSDICNLKRIQKLNISSNQFMYFPIELCRLQSLEELNISQINGRKLTRLPEELSNLTQLKRLDISDNAIREIPRSIGELRSLVCLNAYNNQISYLPPSFLCLNDLQQLNLSGNNLTALPIGIHNLFSLKEINFDDNPLLRPPMEICKGKQLYTIVHYLQREDQRDEKILEKIFVIVANNITITNFKYLCQKLNLAISETDMSTKSPVSLSERVLQALHKWKTESINLSLTTAALRDQLTRALTMIGAYEIMDKITALKLFTCAIKF